CCCAAGGACGTTGAGACGCTCTTCCAGCTGATCCACCTGCACTTCACCGCTCCGCGCGGCGATGCGGAGGCCGCGGCGGCGTTCAAGAACCAGATGATCGGCTTCCTGCGCAACCGCGACGCAAACCCCGAGTCCGCCTTCCAGGACACGGTGCAGGTTACGATGGCGCAGGGACATCCGCGCGCCCGCCCCTTCAACGCCGCCACCGTCGAGGCGCAGGACCTGGCCCGCTCGCTCGCCTTCTACCGCGACCGCTTTGCCGACGCGGGCGACTTCACCTTCGTCTTCGTGGGTAGCGTGCGGCCGGACTCGCTCAAGCCGCTGGTGGAGAAGTACCTGGCGAGCCTCCCCTCCGCAGGGCGCCGCGAGGGCTCGCGCGACACGGGGATCCGCCCGCCGCGCGGCGTGGTGCGCAAGACGGTGAGGCGCGGCACCGAGCCCAAGAGCATGACGCGCCTCGCCTTCACCGGCGCCGTCGCGGTGCGCCCGGAAGAGGTGCACGGGCTCCGCTCGCTGAGCGAGCTGCTCCAGATCCGCCTCACCGAGGCTCTCCGCGAGCGGCTGGGCGGCACCTACTCGCCGAGCGTCAACTGGACGGTGTCGCGCCTCCCGGTCGAAGCCTACACGCTCAACGTGCAGTTCACCTCCGCGCCCGACCGCGCGGACGAGCTGGTGCGCGCCACCTTCGCCGAGATCGAGAAGATCAAGAACGAGGGTGCCCCCGAAGCCGACCTCAACAAGGTGCGTGAGGCGCAGCGCCGCAACGCGGAGACCAGCCTGCGCCTCAACCAGTTCTGGCTCAACAACCTGGTGACGTACGACACCCGCGGCTGGAATCCGCGCACCATCCCCACAGAGGCCGCGCTGGCCGACCGGGTGACCTCCGCCTCCATCCAGGCCGCCGCGCGCCGCTTCCTCAACGCGCAGAACTACGTGCAGGTGGTGCTGGTCCCCGAAACCACGCCGTAAGGCAGCACTCTCGCGCAGACGGGCGGAGGCACAGAGATTACGTCGTCTCTGTGCCTCCGCCTTTTCCACCACGCCATCCGAATGCAGGACGCCATCCCTGAACACACGCTCGGCTCTTCGATCAGGGAAGCGCTGCGCGGGTCGGAGCAGGACTACACCACGGGCCCCGTGGGGCGCTCCATCCTCCTCCTCGCCATCCCCATGGTGCTGGAGATGTCGATGGAGAGCATCTTCGCGGTCGTCGACATCTTTTTCGTCTCGCGGCTGGGCGCGGACGCGGTGGCGGCGGTGGGGCTCACCGAGTCGCTCCTGATGCCGGTGTACGCGCTGGCGATGGGGCTCGCCATCGGGGCCACCGCGCTGGTGGCCCGCCGCATCGGCGAGCGCGACGCGGAGGGAGCGGCCCGCGCGGCCGTGCAATCGCTTCTCCTGGCGCTCCTTGTTTCGGTGGTGCTGGGGGCGCTGGGCGTCGTGTTCGCGCCGCAACTCCTGGTGCTGATGGGCGCGTCGCCCGGCGTCATCGAGATCGGCGCCACCTTTGCCCGCATCATGCTCGGTGGCGAGGCGGCGATCATCCTCCTCTTCGTCGTCAACGCCATCTTCCGCGGTGCCGGCGACGCGGCCATCGCCATGCGCGTGCTCTGGATGGCGAACGCGCTGAACATGGCGCTGGCTCCCTGCCTGATCTTCGGGCTGGGACCCTTCCCGAAGCTGGGCGTCACGGGTGCCGCGGTGGCCACCACCTTTGGACGCAGCGCCGGCGCGGCGTACGCCATCTGGCGGCTTACCCGTCCCGGCGGCCGCATCCCCGTGCGCCGCCGCCACCTGCGCCCGGACCCGGCGCTGATGGCGCAGGTCGCGCGGCTCTCCGGCTCGGCGGCGGTGCAGTCGCTCGTCGGCACGGCGAGCTGGATCGGGCTGGTGCGGATCATCTCCACCTTTGGAAGCGCCGCGCTGGCGGGCTACACCATCGGCATCCGCGTGGTGATCTTTGCCCTCCTCCCCAGCTTCGGGATGAGCAACGCCGCCGCCACCATGGTCGGCCAGGCCCTCGGCGCCGGGAAGCCGGAGCGTGCGGAGGAGGCCGTGTGGAAGGCCGGCTTCTACAACCTGTGCTTCTTGGGCGGGATCGGCGCGATCTTCGTCCTCTTCGCCCCCGCACTCGTCTCGCTCTTCACCACTGACCCGGCGGTCGCCGTCCACGCGATTTCGTGTCTGCGCATCATCGCGAGCGGCTTTCTTTTCTACGCGTACGGCATGGTGTTCACCCAGTCGTTCAACGGCGCGGGCGACACCTTCACCCCCACCGTCATCAACCTGGTGGTC
The DNA window shown above is from Longimicrobium sp. and carries:
- a CDS encoding MATE family efflux transporter, giving the protein MQDAIPEHTLGSSIREALRGSEQDYTTGPVGRSILLLAIPMVLEMSMESIFAVVDIFFVSRLGADAVAAVGLTESLLMPVYALAMGLAIGATALVARRIGERDAEGAARAAVQSLLLALLVSVVLGALGVVFAPQLLVLMGASPGVIEIGATFARIMLGGEAAIILLFVVNAIFRGAGDAAIAMRVLWMANALNMALAPCLIFGLGPFPKLGVTGAAVATTFGRSAGAAYAIWRLTRPGGRIPVRRRHLRPDPALMAQVARLSGSAAVQSLVGTASWIGLVRIISTFGSAALAGYTIGIRVVIFALLPSFGMSNAAATMVGQALGAGKPERAEEAVWKAGFYNLCFLGGIGAIFVLFAPALVSLFTTDPAVAVHAISCLRIIASGFLFYAYGMVFTQSFNGAGDTFTPTVINLVVFWLWEIPLAYVLAIHLGLGPRGVFWSITIAFSTLAIVSAILFRRGRWKTRKL